Proteins found in one Quercus robur chromosome 2, dhQueRobu3.1, whole genome shotgun sequence genomic segment:
- the LOC126696888 gene encoding uncharacterized protein LOC126696888 — protein sequence MDFITEFTLPKDDNPTNETKRWTIQTDGSSTQKRKGVGITIVTPNGEMLKYEVQLKFPATNNKAEYEGILTELRLKKALRAKNLFIQSDSKLILRGQNMAADEIAKMASLEEGSMSMELDMEVQKRPSIEEVPTFAIQSTNNWMTPIVSFLQDGRLPQDTEEAKKIKKRAARFTILNDTLYKKRFSMPYFKCVDEEEAKYILEEIHKGGCEDHAGPRSFEQRLPAERLTTIASPWPFAQWGIDIVGPLPQGKGQVKFLLVAIDYFTKWVETEALATITEARIRSFMWKNIICRFGIPRTIISDNGWQFDSQGFRDFCSSLGIKNQFSSPGYPQANGQMEVTNRTLLKIIKAKLDDAKSA from the exons ATGGACTTCATTACCGAGTTCACCCTCCCAAAAGATGACAACCCCACCAATGAGACAAAACGGTGGACGATCCAGACTGATGGTTCGTCAACTCAAAAGAGAAAGGGAGTAGGGATCACCATAGTCACCCCCAACGGAGAAATGCTCAAGTACGAAGTTCAACTAAAGTTCCCAGCCACTAATAATAAGGCCGAATACGAAGGAATACTGACAGAGCTGAGACTCAAGAAGGCACTCAGGGCTAAGAACCTGTTCATCCAGAGCGATTCGAAATTA ATCCTAAGAGGCCAGAACATGGCAGCAGACGAGATCGCAAAAATGGCCTCGTTAGAGGAAGGGTCAATGAGCATGGAGTTAGACATGGAGGTCCAAAAGCGCCCCAGCATCGAAGAAGTCCCAACATTTGCAATCCAGAGCACAAACAACTGGATGACACCGATCGTATCTTTCCTCCAAGACGGGCGCCTCCCTCAAGACACCGAGGAGgccaagaagatcaagaagagggCAGCCAGATTTACGATCCTAAATGACACCTTATACAAGAAACGCTTCTCCATGCCTTACTTCAAGTGTGTCGACGAAGAGGAAGCCAAGTACATTCTGGAAGAAATCCACAAAGGAGGTTGCGAGGACCATGCTGGCCCAAGGTCATTTGAACAG CGACTTCCAGCAGAGAGATTGACGACGATAGCAtccccgtggccatttgcacaatggggaatcGACATCGTTGGCCCGctgccccaaggtaaaggtcaggtaaaattcctaCTAGTTGCTATTGATTACTTTACAAAGTGGGTCGAAACAGAGGCACTAGCAACCATCACTGAAGCAAGAATCCGGAGCTTTATGTGGAAGAATATAATttgcaggttcgggattccaAGGACGATCATATCAGATAATGGGTGGCAGTTCGACAGCCAAGGTTTCAGAGACTTCTGTTCAAGCCTAGGCATTAAGAACCAGTTCTCATCCCCAGGGTATCCACAGGCGAATGGACAGATGGAGGTGACGAATCGGACACTACTCAAGATTATCAAAGCTAAGCTGGACGACGCAAAGAGTGCCTAG